AAGCCGTAACATTCAGCGTAGCTTTACCGATGGTCTGAGTTGTTGCTCCGTTACTCGGGTTGTAGTTCGAGTTACCGCTGTATTGGGCTGAGATCGATTTGTTAACTCCCGCCGCGAGAGTATTCGAACTGCACGTTGCCGCCCCAAGTGGCGTCACCGGTACGTCCTGACATCCAACGATCGGCGTTGCTCCATCAAAGAAGCTCACCGTTCCCTGCGGTGTTCCGCCACCAGGAGCGACGGCGGTGATCGTTGCCGTTGCCGTTAAGGTCTGGCCGTAAACGGGCGGGTTGATGAGAGTTGCGACATATGTTGCGGTATTGGTTTTGGTGACGGTAACCGCGCCGTTAACGTACACGAAAGCATAGTTGGGGGATACGCCGCCCGAACACGTTGTCGAGCTAAGCGGATCGGCTACTCCGGTTCCGTATAAATAGGTCGTCGAGCACGTCGGTCTGGTCACAAGGCTTGCGGCATTCTGCCCGAGCACGAAGCCGGCGTAAGACGGTGTGATCGTTGGAACCAAGCTGCCGTAGAACACGGTATGGCTTGATGCCGTGACCGTAAGCGTTGCTTTACCAACGGTTACGGAACCGTTCGTATAGGAGAACGAGTAATTACTGGAAACACCGCCGACGCAGGCCGTTGGATATGGCGAGTTGGCAGCAGTTGAACCAGCGGCATAGGTCGTGGAACAGGTCGGTGCAGTCGAAAGATTTGCTGGTCCCTGAGAGAGGACGAATCCGCTGTAGCTCGGCGTAACGGTTGGAGCAGCGTCACCAAAAGTGACGGTGTGGCTCGATGCCGTGACGGTCAAAATTGCCTTATCTACGGCTACGGTTCCGCCAGTGTAGGTGAATGAGTAATTGTCCGAAACGCCGCCGCCACAGCTTGATGTATATGGCGAGTTAGCAGCAGTTGAACCAGCGGTGTAGGTCGTGGAACACGTCGGGGCGGTAGCGAGATTAGCCGGTCCCTGAGAGAGGACGAACCCGCTATAAGCTGGCGTTACATTCGGAGCAGCGTCGCCGAATGTGACGGCGTGGCTCGAGGCGGTGACCGTCAACATTGCTTTATCAACGGCTACCGTGCCGCCGGTGTAGGAGAATGAGTAATTATCCGAAACGCCGCCGCCGCAGCTTGATGAATACGGCGAGTTAGCAGCAGTTGAACCCGCGGTGTAGGTCGTGGAACACGTCGGGGCAGTCGTAAGATTCGCCGGTCCCTGGGAGAGAACGAATCCGCTATAACTTGGCGTAACGGTTGGAGCAGCGTCACCGAATGTGACAGTGTGGCTCGAGGCTGTCACGGTAAGTGCCGCCTTGTTTACCGTTACTGTTCCGTTTGTTGGCGCAAAATCGTAGTTGCCCGACACGCCACCGGAACAACTGGTCGAATAAGGTGAACCAGCAGCCGAGGAACTCTGGGTATAAGAAGTCGTGCAGCTTGGCTGCGCCGTAAGGTCTCCTGGCCCCTGGCTGAGGACAAATCCTGTATACGAGGGAGTTACGGCGGGAACCGCGTCACCGTAAGTTACTGTATGGCTCGACGCCGTCACGCCGAGAGTCGCCTTGTTCACGTTCTGAGTGACATTGCCTGATCCGCCATTGAAGCTTCCGTTGCCACTGTAGACCACGGAAATATTGTGGAATCCACCGGTGAGATTCGCAGTTGAACACTGCGCCTGGCCGGAGCCATTCAAAGGAAGATTCTGACAGCCAGGGATCGGTGTTGCTCCGTCGAAAAAGCTAACGGTTCCGCCGGGTGTTCCGACGCCTGGAGGATCGACCGTGACGGTAGCGGTAAAGGTTACCGACTGGCCATAGGTCGACGTTGGCAGTGAACTAACGACCGATGTCGTTGAATCGGCATTGTCGACCTGATGTGTGGTTGAACCGGAGCTGGAATTGAAATTCGCGTTGCCGTTATACGAAGCTCCAATGTTGTGAGCTCCGACGGCCATTGCTGAGGTGGTGAGCTGGGCAATTCCACTGCCACTTACAGCTACAGGGCTGCCGAAATTGCTGCCGTCGATCGCAAATTGGACCGTGCCGGAAGGGACATCGGATCCCGGCGCAGCGGCTGAGATATTTGCAGTTAAGGTTACAGTTTGTCCAAAATCCGAAGGGTTGGGCGAGGTTGAAACAACGGTAGCTGAGTTAGCTTTGTTTACGGTCTGCCCGCCGGCTAGCGACCCACTACTTGGATTGAATCCCGGATTACCGCCGTAGCTTACGCCGACTGGATGATTGCCAACCGATAGCGATGAAGTTGTAAATGAGGCCGTACCGCCGCTTAGAGCAACGGGCGATCCGACAGGTGAGCCGTCTATCGAGAATTGAACCGTACCGGTCGGTGTGTTAGACCCGGATGTCGGTGCAACGGTTGCGGTGAATGTAACACTTTGACCGCTGACCGATGGATTTACCGATGAGCCAACCGTTGTAGACGTTCCAACCGAAGTAACGGTGGTCAATACCGTCTGCCCGCCAACCGTTGGAAAGCCTGGGGCGGCGATAGAGTATGCACCGTGTGCGATCTGGAATCCCGTTGAAGCCGTCACGGTTCCGTTGACCGTGAATGATCCCGAACCGCCGGCCGGCACGTTGGTGAAATTACACGTCACCGTTCCGCCGCTAAGACTGCAATTTGGATCCGTAACTGACGTGAATGTGACGCCCGTTGGCTGCGTGGCTGTTACCGTCGGGTCGATCGAGCCGGCTGATCCGTTTTTGTAATTGTATGTGTATGTGATCGTCGAACCTTGATCGGCTCCTGACGGGCCGGTTGCTCTGACCGTCGGGCCGGCGATTTCGTTATCGGTGATCTCATCGACGTAAACATAGCCCGGATGTCCGCCGAGCGAGCAGCCTGATGCCGAGACTTCGATGCGAATATTATCACCTGAGTTTACGGGGTGTACCGGTGACGAGGTCAGGTCGATCACCTGCCAATTTAAATATTTCCAGAATTCGCCTCCGCCGAATGCTGCTCCATCCTGCCAGTTCTTACCCGGCTCATTTACATACGACGCAAAATCATAAAGCACGTCGTTGCCATTTGAAACGTTTATCGCCCGCACTCTGAAATACGGCTTCTGATCGTCCGTGTGGCCGCTTGCTGGATTAACCATGACCGCCGCATATGCGAACTTTGTATGGTTAAGACTATCGGCTGGATCGATGTAGGCCGAAACATTCTGAGTGATCATGTTACCGTTCCTGCTGTAGCCACCACTGCTATACGACTGCTCATTGTTTACCCGGGCTGAATAATGTCCGTATGCAGGATACCTAAGAGCGTTGTTAGAACGGCTGTCGGACAGACTAAGCGGAGCCACAGCAGGGCCGCCTACGATGGCGCTTAGATCGGCACCACCGCCACCGAGAGCGGAACTGTACCCGTTGTTGACGTAGGCCGTTTTTGTCCAGGAACCAAAGGTCCCATTTTCGAAGTCACCGTTGACAACGAGGGCTGAGACCCCAGTGGCAATTATCAATGCGCCGATAAGCGCTATTACAAAAAGCGAAGTGAAACGTTTCATTTGTGGTTATTCTTCTCCAAAAAGGGGTTATGGGTGGAACAAGAGAGCGGTAGGGGGGAAACCCGGTGAAAAACCGGTTATCTCGAATGATGGATGGATCGAGGATTCGAAGGACAGCGAAGGTCTAGATCGATAGCCTAGGGAGCTAAAGGCAGGCGTGGACGCCCACGTAAAGGTTACGCGATTTTAGAAAGGCTTGTCAATAAATGTGTACAAAAAGACTTAACACTAAAAAGAGCGGGCGATTCTCAGGCACATGACTGAGTACTCACCCAATAACTTATCGGTCAAAATCGTTCGAACATTAACCGGTTCGATCAACAACCTGAGCCCCCGATCAAGCCGACACAAGAGGGGCTTTTGACGAAGAGGACACGATATCTAAAAGCCTATGATCATTCTTGCCGGTCAAGATCGGAAAGAGTTACACGTTTTCGCTGAACTTCGGCGAATTCGATCGGCCGCGTTCGATTCGGCGACGGTTCTAGAAGCGACGTTGTCCCCTCAATTACCGACGGAGGTTCTGGAAGATAGGAATCGACGCTGGCTGGAAAATTTAGAACAGCTCCCGGCTGGATCGTTTCGGAAGATCTTGGCTTTCTCTTGAGTGAGCGGCTCATTCGGTTCCATCCGAACCCGATAAAGATCATATTCAGCACGGACAATCCAAGCGCGATCAATATGAAAGTCCAAATGCCCTTATTCAAGACAGCTTGGGTTGCAATAACGGAGAGCACGCTGATAGCGAGGGCAATGGTTGTCGCAGCCATAACGATCTCACTGGTAACGACCGACGTGTAGCCAGCTCTGATCTCTGCTGCCATATTAAGCATTTCAAGCTCAGTGCTCTCGACCGTCATCGGCGTACCGCATTTTCGGCAAAATCTCGAATCGTCAGTACTTTCTGTTCCGCAGGTCGGACAGATCTTCTCGACCTTTCGGACCGTTGCTAGGGACGAGATCGCCTCGGCTTCCCTCGTCAGAATATCCTTTTCCCCCTTTGAGAGAGAAGGATGCTTAACAACGTAGTCGAAGGTAACGCGGGTGGCGTGATCACCGGCCGCCTTTAATTTGATCACGAGGGTTCTCGGGTAATCGAGAACGTCTGCAGAGCTGTGGAAAGTTCCCCAACCCGATGCTCCGCGGCGACCCCGAACGGTGAGATCCTCATCGTCCAGCAGATCGTAGCCGAGACGTTCAAGTGCGGAAATGATACGGGTACGGACACTAGCTACATCGCCGACAAGGACTTTACGCAGATAGTGCTCCGTGGTGTGGTATGGGTTAGAGTCTCCCGCTAAGACCATAATATCTGCCATCAGTTTTCTCCATTTAGGTTCAAATTCTGAGAAACCTATACGACATTGATTAGAACGTAGTTGCAATGTGTTTCAGAATTTAGAATTTTGTAACATTTGGTTAATAATTGGCAAAAATAAGATCCTTAACGCCGCGTAGGGATGTACTTTTAGGCGTTCCAACATCCAGGACAACAACCTGGTTATTCCCTTTCTTTAGCCAAGTCCCAGGAACGAATAGAGTCTGCTGCGGCCCTATCTTCCAGAATCTGCCGAGATGATGGCCATTGACCCAGACGTGGCCCTTTTCCCATGTGGACATATCGAGAAAGGTATCGCCGACAGATGACAAATCGAGTGAGCCGCGATAGAAGACCGTATTAGCCTCCGGCTGCTTTTTAAAGCGAAGCGGGGAAAGATCAGCCATCGGCAGCCGGAAAACATCCCAGCCGCTCAGCTCTTGATCGCCCAACTTGACCTTACCCATAATTCCCTTTCGATCATCGATAAGCCGCGGGCCAAAATTAATGCGTCCCATGTTTTCGACGAGAACATCGAGCGGCTTGCCAGCGGCGATATCTATCTCAAGGGAATTTTGTTTTAGTCTTCGGTCGAGAGCCCCCAATCGTTTGTCCCCCTGAGATACAACGGCATAATCGCGTATCTCGCCGAATGAAAGCTTTCCTTTTGCTGCCGCACCGATCTTTTTGCGATACAGCAAAAAGCCATACGCCTGATCGAGCGATTCCATTGTCGGCGGCTCGTCAGCCTTCACCGATTTCTTTAACAAACTATCTAGAGTTGCGTACTCCTTCAGTTCGAAAGCCGGGATCTCGATCATCGGCTGTGCCGGTGGAAGCGGAGGAAACTTCTCATTCGGAAAATGCTTTTGGATAACATCGCGAAGGGCAAAAAATTTGGCATTCGGCCGTCCGGCTTCGTCTAGCGGCGAACCGTAATCGTAGCTCGATGTGTCCGGCTGGATCGGCATATCGCGGCTGGAATTTGCACCGGCCATGAAGCCCCAAGTCGTTCCGCCGTGGAACATATAGACGTTGAAAGACGTGTTGTTGCTGAGCATCCACTCGATTCCCTCGGCGGGAACTTCGTGCTGAACGCGCTTTTCGTTTCCACCCCACGGCGGCAGCGGATGATGCGTCTCGCCCCAATGGTCGAACCAGCCGACCCAATATTCACCGACCATTCGAGGGCGATCGGGCCAGCGTTTGTCGAATTCCTTGAATTGATCGGCGACATTGTCGCCCGCACCGAAATTGATGACGGCGAGGTCGTTGGGCAGCGTTCCGCCGTCAAGATTCTTAGCTCCCGGGCCGTCTGACGTGAAGAGAGTTACGTCGAAACCCGCGGTCGTTATCTGGTCACGGACGGCACTCATGTAAGCATGATTTGCCGCGAACGATCCATATTCGTTCTCAACCTGAGCCATAATTATGTTTCCGCCGCGTGTGATCTGTAGAGGTGCAAGCTGTTTGCCCACCTGCTGCATGTATTTCGCTGATGCAGCGAGAAAAACCGGGTCGGTTCCTCTAACCTTGATATCAGGATTTTTCAGAAGCCACGACGGAAATCCGCCGAAATCCCATTCCGTACAAATATACGGCCCGGGGCGCACGATCACATATAGCCCTTCTTCACCTGCTTCGCGGACGAACTCAGCAACGTCGAGATTGCCGGTAAAATCGAATTTTCCAGGCACCGGCTCATGCAAATTCCAAAAGACGTAGGTCGTGATCGTGTTCAAACCCATTGCGCGAGCTTTCTTAAACCGATCACGCCAATAAGCCCGCGGTACACGCGGATAATGCATCTCGCCCGAGCGGATCGTGAACGGTTTGCCGTTGAGCAGAAACGAATTTCCCTTCCATCCGAATGTTTCCCTGGGCTGCGGTAGAGCGGTGATCGAAACTGCAAATATGAAAAAGAGGACGCCCCATTTTGATCGGAGCGTCCTCGTGATGTTGGATAAGCTGTGAATATTCATTATCTGAGCGAGCGGTTTATTGTGCCGAGTGCCTCGTTTCCGGGACACAGAAGTGACTGCGGTAGAGCATTCAGCGGCTGTTCCGATGTGTTGATCATTTCGTGAAGTTCGGTCGAGTCAGGGTCAATGTAGAGCAGTCCCGTCAGGATCTCTCCCGTGTGTTTTGCTTTCTGAACTGCATTGACCGACGATAGGCGATCAAAGGGATCCCAATCTTTGGCGAGTTTATGCAGTCGGATCGATGTGCCATCGTGCATGACCAGATCATTCACCGAGCCGGAATCGTAATTCGTCGTGATCTCGTGCATCATTGGCACAAAATCCATCGTTCCGGTTACTTCGACATGCTCGCGAACGTAATCATAGGATTTCGTCGAACCAACGTTGTTGTTAAAGGTCACGCAGGGCGATATGACATTCAGAAATGCAAATCCTTTGTGTTTCATCGCCGCTTTCATGAGCGGAATAAGCTGATCTTTGTCGCCTGAGAAGCTCTGAGCAACAAACGTGGCCCCAAGCTCGATCGCGAGGCTTGCGAGATCGATGGCTTCGAACAGGTTCACACTTCCCGCTTTGCTTTTCGAGCCAGCGTCAGCAGTCGCACTGTCCTGGCCTTTGGTCAGGCCGTAGCAGCCGTTGTTCATCACGAGGTAAACCATGTTCAGGTTTCGTCTGACGACGTGAACGAACTGTCCCATGCCGATCGAAGCCGTATCGCCGTCGCCCGAGACCCCGAAATATATCAGGTCGCGGTTCGCGAGATTCGCACCCGTGGCCACGCTCGGCATTCGGCCGTGGACGGAATTGAACCCGTGCGAATTGCTTAAGAAATAAGCCGGCGATTTCGACGAACACCCGATTCCCGAAAGCTTTGCGACCTTATGCGGCTCGATGTTCATTTCCCAACAAGCCTGAACGATCGCGGCGTTGATGGAATCATGCCCGCAACCGGCACAAAGCGTCGACAGCGAACCCTCGTAGTAATCGACGGTGTAACCGAGTTCATTCTTGGGCAACGCCGGATGTCGAAATGTTGGTCTGATGTAGGTCATCTATTTAAATTCTCTTTTATCTTTCTGTAGATGTAATCTGCGGTAACAGGCGTTCCGTCGTAGTTTAAAACGGAGACAAGCCTCGAGGCATCGACTCCCAGTTCTATCATCATTAGACTGCGAAATTGGGCGTCTCGATTTTGCTCGATCACGTAAATGCGATGGTGTGCCGCAACAAATTGGCGAAAGCTCTTGCTGAATGGAAAAGCCCGCGGCCGCATCGCGTCCAGGTGGATTCCCTCTTCGTTGAGCATTTCGATAGCTTCTTCTGCCGAGAAAATGGACGTTCCAAAGAATATCACTCCGTCTTTCGAACGATTCGCTTCCTGATAAAAATGCGGCTGCGGGACCAGTTCTTTGGCTGTGTCCCATTTTTTTGCCAACCGATCGACGTTGCGGCGGTAGGCATCGCCGTCTTCGGTATAGACACCGTATTCATCTCGGGACGAGCCGCGGGTGACGAAAGCTCCTTTTGTCGCGTGTGTACCGGCGATCGTGCGATAAGGTATGCCGTCGTCGTCGATGTCGAGGTAGCGGCCGAATTTGCCGCGGAACTGCTGCAGCGGTTCACCAGCGGTCTGGTCGCTTCCGTCGTCACCGGGTAGATCCGCGTGATGGCCGCTGCCGCGGCTTTCGTAAGCGTCTGCCATTGATCCGTAAATGCTGTTAAGTTGCTCGGACGTCAATACTTTGCCGCGGTCGTACCGGCGGCTGTCGTCCCAAACTAACTGATCGGTGACGTGATCATTCATACCAAGGTCAAGGTCCGTCATGACGATCACGGGCGTTTGCAGGCGTTCGGCAAGGTCAAATGCGTCAGCCGTCATTTCAAAGCACTCTTTCGGCGTTGCCGGAAAGAGCAAAGGGTGCTTGGTATCGCCGTGCGAAGCATAAGCTGCTAGCAAAACATCAGACTGTTGCGTCCGCGTCGGCATGCCGGTCGAAGGGCCCGTTCGCTGCACATCGATAAGTACAGTGGGAACCTCAGCGAAATAGCCAAGACCGAGAAATTCGTTCATCAGCGAAAGTCCCGGCCCACTCGTGGCAGTGAATGCCCTTGCGCCGTTCCAGGACGCTCCCATCACCATTCCGATCGCCGCGAGTTCGTCTTCGGCCTGGACGATGGCATAGTTGTTCTTGCCGGTCTCGGGATCGACGCGGTATTTCGCGGCGTATTTTGTAAATGCATCAACGACCGATGTTGAAGGCGTGATCGGATACCAGGCGGCAACGGTTGCTCCGGCATAGATCGCACCTAGTGCACAGGCAGAATTGCCGCCGTACAGGATCTTATCGCCAAGCAGATCGCGACGTTCGATACGGAGCGGGAGCGGATAATCGAAATTATTCTTAACGTAATCGACACCGATGTTGAGGGCTATGATATTCGGTTCGATCAGCTTTTCCTTTCCCTTGAATTGGTCGCCGATCAGGCCTTCCAACACGGAAAACTCGATATTGAATAACGTCGCCAGAGCGCCGATGTAGACGATGTTCTTAAACAGCTGCCGCTGCCGGGCATCACTATATTGGGCGTTACAAAGCTCCGTCATTGGGATGCCGAGCAGTGTGATGTCATCGCGGTCATAGCCCGGCGGCAAGGGCTTCGAGCTGTCGTAAACAAAATAACCGCCGGCCTTAACATCGGCGTAGTCCTTCTTCATCGACTGCGGATTGACGGCAACCATCAGGTCCACGCCTTCGCGGCGGCCGAGATAGCCTTTTTCGCTTATACGCACCTCGTACCAAGTCGGCAGTCCCTGAATATTGGACGGGAAAATATTCTTCGGCGTTACCGGAACGCCCATGCGAAACACCGCCTTGGTGAACAAAGCATTAGCCGACGCTGAGCCGGTGCCATTGACGTTCGCAAAGCGAACCACAAAATCGTTTATTTTAGTTTCCTGCATTCGTTGTCTACCCAGCACTTCGCAAGATCTTTTCCATTTTCCTGCCCTTGGCCAGTTCGTCTATAAGTTTGTCCAGGTACCGTATCTTTTGCATCACCGGGTCCTCGATATCCTCGACGCGGTAACCGCAGATCACGCCTTTGATCAGATGAGCGTTCGGGTGAAATTTCGGAGCTTCTGCAAAAAAGGTTTGCAGATCCACTCGGTCTTCGATCACCTTTTCGAGGCCTTTCTGGCTGTATCCGGTCAGCCAACGGATCACCTCATCAAGTTCCTCTTTAGTTCGCCCCTTTCGTCTCCGTCTTTTTCAAATAATGCGGATAGACGCTGGCGAAGATAAGTGCGTATACTCTCTCCGGTTTCATCTTGCTTCGTTGAAGATCGCCTTTAATTTCAGATCATGCCAAGGCATTCCCATTCCTGGTTATCTGCACCATATTCCCGATCACTGTCGGGCCGTACTTAACCTCTCCTGCCTTGGTGACGTTGTACCAGAAAGCCTGCATATCCCACGCCGCAGTCGGGCAGCGCTCGGCGCAAAGACCGCAGTGGAGGCAGACGTCTTCGTCTTTTACCATAACGCGTCCGGTCTTAAGTCCGTTGGCAACATATAAAGATTGCTTAAAGTTAAGTGCTGGAACCTTAAGTTTTTCGCGAAGTTCCGGTTCCTCGTCATTCCCAGTGAACGTAATGCAGCTAGTCGGGCAAATATCCACACAAGCATCACACTCAATGCACTTCGGGGCCGAGAAAACCGTCTGGACATCGCAATTAAGGCAGCGTTCAGCCTCCTTGTAACCCGCGAGCGGGTCGAATCCTAGTTCGACCTCTTTCTTACGATCTCGCAGAGTCAGATCCTTCGGAGCCTGAGGTACGACGTAACGCTGATCATTCTCGACCGTGCTGTCATATGCCCATTCGTGGATGCCCATCTTCATCGAGTGGAGATTGACGAACGGCGAAAGTCGCTCGGTTTTCACGTCTTTGCTATTGCAGAAAAGGTCGATCGAAACCGCCGCCTGATGGCCGTGAGCGACGGCCGTGATGACGTTCTCGGGGCCGAACGCAGCGTCGCCGCCGAAGAAGACTTTTGGATGCGTTGATTGGAATGTTGTTTTATCGACGACCGGCATTTCCCACTTATCGAATTCAACGCCAAGGCCGCGTTCGATCCAAGGGAAGCTGTTTTCCTGTCCCACCGCGATCAGAACGTCGTCTGCGGGATAGAAAACATCAGGTTCGCCTGTCGGTATGAGCGAGCGTTTGCCGTTCTCGTCGTATTTGGCCTCGACTTTCTCGAACGTCATTCCGCCTAGCTTGCCGTTTTCGATCACGAAACTCTTGGGAACATGGTTGTCAATGATCGGAATGTCCTCGTGCATCGCGTCTTCTTTTTCCCAGGGCGATGCCTTCATGGATGCGAAGGGCGAGCGGACGATGACTTTTACATCCTCACCACCTAAACGGCGAGCCGTACGACAGCAGTCCATTGCAGTGTTTCCGCCGCCGAGGACGATAACCCGTTTTTCGATCTTGTCGGTGTGTTCGAATGCAACGCTTCCGAGCCAGTTGATACCGATGTGAATGTTCGCATCGCCCTCCTGCCGTCCGGGAAGATCGGGCAGATCGCGGCCTCGCGGAGCTCCGGTACCGACGAAAACCGCGTCGTAATCTTTCTCCAGTACGCCTTTCAGACTGTCAACGTAATGTTCAAAATGGGTGTGAATGCCGAGCCGCAAAATATAATTGACCTCATCGTTCAGAACGTGTTCCGGCAGACGAAACGCCGGTATCTGCGAACGCATAAATCCGCCGCCGAGCTTTTGTTCGTCGAAAAGGTGTATCTCATAACCCAGCGGAGCCAGATCGCGTGCGACCGTCAATGACGCAGGCCCGCCGCCGATCAGAGCGACCTTCTTGCCATTCGAAGGAAACGGCCCTTGCGGCATATAAGGGATAACGTCATCGCGATTATCGGCAGCGACGCGCTTCAGGCGGCAGATCGCGACGGGTTCCTGTTCGAGGCGTCCGCGGCGGCATGCCGGTTCGCATGGGC
This sequence is a window from Acidobacteriota bacterium. Protein-coding genes within it:
- a CDS encoding 2-oxoacid:ferredoxin oxidoreductase subunit beta, which produces MTYIRPTFRHPALPKNELGYTVDYYEGSLSTLCAGCGHDSINAAIVQACWEMNIEPHKVAKLSGIGCSSKSPAYFLSNSHGFNSVHGRMPSVATGANLANRDLIYFGVSGDGDTASIGMGQFVHVVRRNLNMVYLVMNNGCYGLTKGQDSATADAGSKSKAGSVNLFEAIDLASLAIELGATFVAQSFSGDKDQLIPLMKAAMKHKGFAFLNVISPCVTFNNNVGSTKSYDYVREHVEVTGTMDFVPMMHEITTNYDSGSVNDLVMHDGTSIRLHKLAKDWDPFDRLSSVNAVQKAKHTGEILTGLLYIDPDSTELHEMINTSEQPLNALPQSLLCPGNEALGTINRSLR
- a CDS encoding Ig-like domain repeat protein encodes the protein MKRFTSLFVIALIGALIIATGVSALVVNGDFENGTFGSWTKTAYVNNGYSSALGGGGADLSAIVGGPAVAPLSLSDSRSNNALRYPAYGHYSARVNNEQSYSSGGYSRNGNMITQNVSAYIDPADSLNHTKFAYAAVMVNPASGHTDDQKPYFRVRAINVSNGNDVLYDFASYVNEPGKNWQDGAAFGGGEFWKYLNWQVIDLTSSPVHPVNSGDNIRIEVSASGCSLGGHPGYVYVDEITDNEIAGPTVRATGPSGADQGSTITYTYNYKNGSAGSIDPTVTATQPTGVTFTSVTDPNCSLSGGTVTCNFTNVPAGGSGSFTVNGTVTASTGFQIAHGAYSIAAPGFPTVGGQTVLTTVTSVGTSTTVGSSVNPSVSGQSVTFTATVAPTSGSNTPTGTVQFSIDGSPVGSPVALSGGTASFTTSSLSVGNHPVGVSYGGNPGFNPSSGSLAGGQTVNKANSATVVSTSPNPSDFGQTVTLTANISAAAPGSDVPSGTVQFAIDGSNFGSPVAVSGSGIAQLTTSAMAVGAHNIGASYNGNANFNSSSGSTTHQVDNADSTTSVVSSLPTSTYGQSVTFTATVTVDPPGVGTPGGTVSFFDGATPIPGCQNLPLNGSGQAQCSTANLTGGFHNISVVYSGNGSFNGGSGNVTQNVNKATLGVTASSHTVTYGDAVPAVTPSYTGFVLSQGPGDLTAQPSCTTSYTQSSSAAGSPYSTSCSGGVSGNYDFAPTNGTVTVNKAALTVTASSHTVTFGDAAPTVTPSYSGFVLSQGPANLTTAPTCSTTYTAGSTAANSPYSSSCGGGVSDNYSFSYTGGTVAVDKAMLTVTASSHAVTFGDAAPNVTPAYSGFVLSQGPANLATAPTCSTTYTAGSTAANSPYTSSCGGGVSDNYSFTYTGGTVAVDKAILTVTASSHTVTFGDAAPTVTPSYSGFVLSQGPANLSTAPTCSTTYAAGSTAANSPYPTACVGGVSSNYSFSYTNGSVTVGKATLTVTASSHTVFYGSLVPTITPSYAGFVLGQNAASLVTRPTCSTTYLYGTGVADPLSSTTCSGGVSPNYAFVYVNGAVTVTKTNTATYVATLINPPVYGQTLTATATITAVAPGGGTPQGTVSFFDGATPIVGCQDVPVTPLGAATCSSNTLAAGVNKSISAQYSGNSNYNPSNGATTQTIGKATLNVTASSHTVTYGDAAPSITSTITGFALGETIVNITPPTCSTTYAQGSPVSGSQYPATCSGAVSANYNFNYAGGYVTVNKKALTVTADNKLRTYGAANPPFTATIAGFVLGQNQGTSDLTGSPLLTTTATSSSSVNGGPYTITASLGTLNSGNYSFNFINGQLTIDKAVLTITANNASRVFGSPNPAFSGSYSGFVNGESLPTSGTTGTPSLTTAAVQTSPVGTYDIVVGSGNLAAANYSFAFVNGTLTVNKAPTITTITNAAAIAAGSSRVGQGFDVNWTSVPESPITGTPDRQRGRFGRQWCNLHRTSRRRNVQPGLNESRHKGCCRHIPRR
- a CDS encoding zinc ribbon domain-containing protein, with translation MADIMVLAGDSNPYHTTEHYLRKVLVGDVASVRTRIISALERLGYDLLDDEDLTVRGRRGASGWGTFHSSADVLDYPRTLVIKLKAAGDHATRVTFDYVVKHPSLSKGEKDILTREAEAISSLATVRKVEKICPTCGTESTDDSRFCRKCGTPMTVESTELEMLNMAAEIRAGYTSVVTSEIVMAATTIALAISVLSVIATQAVLNKGIWTFILIALGLSVLNMIFIGFGWNRMSRSLKRKPRSSETIQPGAVLNFPASVDSYLPEPPSVIEGTTSLLEPSPNRTRPIEFAEVQRKRVTLSDLDRQE
- a CDS encoding 2-oxoacid:acceptor oxidoreductase subunit alpha — its product is MQETKINDFVVRFANVNGTGSASANALFTKAVFRMGVPVTPKNIFPSNIQGLPTWYEVRISEKGYLGRREGVDLMVAVNPQSMKKDYADVKAGGYFVYDSSKPLPPGYDRDDITLLGIPMTELCNAQYSDARQRQLFKNIVYIGALATLFNIEFSVLEGLIGDQFKGKEKLIEPNIIALNIGVDYVKNNFDYPLPLRIERRDLLGDKILYGGNSACALGAIYAGATVAAWYPITPSTSVVDAFTKYAAKYRVDPETGKNNYAIVQAEDELAAIGMVMGASWNGARAFTATSGPGLSLMNEFLGLGYFAEVPTVLIDVQRTGPSTGMPTRTQQSDVLLAAYASHGDTKHPLLFPATPKECFEMTADAFDLAERLQTPVIVMTDLDLGMNDHVTDQLVWDDSRRYDRGKVLTSEQLNSIYGSMADAYESRGSGHHADLPGDDGSDQTAGEPLQQFRGKFGRYLDIDDDGIPYRTIAGTHATKGAFVTRGSSRDEYGVYTEDGDAYRRNVDRLAKKWDTAKELVPQPHFYQEANRSKDGVIFFGTSIFSAEEAIEMLNEEGIHLDAMRPRAFPFSKSFRQFVAAHHRIYVIEQNRDAQFRSLMMIELGVDASRLVSVLNYDGTPVTADYIYRKIKENLNR
- a CDS encoding beta-galactosidase, which translates into the protein MNIHSLSNITRTLRSKWGVLFFIFAVSITALPQPRETFGWKGNSFLLNGKPFTIRSGEMHYPRVPRAYWRDRFKKARAMGLNTITTYVFWNLHEPVPGKFDFTGNLDVAEFVREAGEEGLYVIVRPGPYICTEWDFGGFPSWLLKNPDIKVRGTDPVFLAASAKYMQQVGKQLAPLQITRGGNIIMAQVENEYGSFAANHAYMSAVRDQITTAGFDVTLFTSDGPGAKNLDGGTLPNDLAVINFGAGDNVADQFKEFDKRWPDRPRMVGEYWVGWFDHWGETHHPLPPWGGNEKRVQHEVPAEGIEWMLSNNTSFNVYMFHGGTTWGFMAGANSSRDMPIQPDTSSYDYGSPLDEAGRPNAKFFALRDVIQKHFPNEKFPPLPPAQPMIEIPAFELKEYATLDSLLKKSVKADEPPTMESLDQAYGFLLYRKKIGAAAKGKLSFGEIRDYAVVSQGDKRLGALDRRLKQNSLEIDIAAGKPLDVLVENMGRINFGPRLIDDRKGIMGKVKLGDQELSGWDVFRLPMADLSPLRFKKQPEANTVFYRGSLDLSSVGDTFLDMSTWEKGHVWVNGHHLGRFWKIGPQQTLFVPGTWLKKGNNQVVVLDVGTPKSTSLRGVKDLIFANY